CGGTCCACAACACCACCACTCTTTAAGGGTGCCATTTTGAGCGCACCTTGCTGATGGTGATTGTGGTCAAAGTCCTGTTTAATAAACTCCTCGAGTTGTCGATCATCGTCGATCATCTCAAGTGTTGGAGAAACAAGGCGATACTGTGGATCGATACTTTGGAGCGCGGCGGCTATGTCGCGAATGTAAACTCTATATATACTTTTCACCGCTTCCATGTCATCTGGATTGTCTAAAAACCCCTCATCCCCCAGCACAATCTTCAGTGGGTCATGATTCTGGATTCTAATCGAGCCTCGACTCTTAGGTCGCAGATAAATGATTAAGACGACGAATTGGCCGTTAGCTCCGCTTCCGATTAGCTGCACAGCTCGATGCCCTTGGTCGACATTCGGTCTTGGGTCGGGCAGGAACGCTCCACCAGTATAAAGTGCATTCGGATCATTAGGTGGGACAGGTTCATCATTCGGATTGGCAGTGAATGTCGCTGTATTAAGTGTGTGATTTCGGAGATGTTTCCCGACATTGGGGTTACTGAAGACGACGGAATTACCCGCTTTTCGGAGCACCTGGGCAGGTCCAATCCCAGATAGCATTAAAAGTTGTGCACTGTTGATTCCGGCACACACAATGACCTTCTTGCGTGCATACACGCGATCACACTTGCCGTTCTGTAGGAACTCCACACCGACAGCACGCTTTCCACGAAAGAGGATTCGGAGCGCAGTCGAGTTATATAACACCCTTAGCTTGCGACCGTTGACGCCCTTACCCTGCACGGAAATAACGTCTGACGAAAGAAATGCTGTGGATGAGCTTTCGCGCTCCCCGTTGGGCTTTTGATACAATTGCCAACGTGTAAATGGACCTAGCGGCGTAGTCGGGTCATTGTAATCGAGAATCTCCTCATATCCTGTTGCAGTCTCGATGGCTAACACAAACTTCTGAGCCATCGTCGTTGGATTCACCGGCGCCTGCCGAATATCTATTCTTCCACGAAAGCCACGAGCCCCCCTATTCGTTGTTCTTCCGTGGTAATTTTCAAGTATCTTGAAGCGTTGCGTCGCTCGACTGGGCGACCAAAGACTTCCAACGACGGCCTCCCATTCGCGTAAGACCGCTGGCGTAGGTCTGACGTACTGCTCACCGTTGATGGACGACCCTCCACCAGATAGACGGCCAGTTGTCCATTCAAACGTCCTTCCGTCAATCCCCTCCTGTGGTATTCCCTCACCCTGTCAAAAGTACTGCGGGAAGAACTTTGCTTCAAGTTCCGGGGCAAACGTGGAGTCTTTAATTGGCACATCTTTGTCGTTGTTTCCGCCAGCCTCCAGGACGACAACAGAGAATTTCTTGGAGTCAGAGAGTATCTTCGCCATCACAGCTCCAGCAGGACCTGTTCCAACAATGACATAATCGTAAGTTGAAGAGTTTCGACCATTCACCTCTTTACGCTGCAATCCAATCCCTCGCTTTTACACTGGATATTGATCCTCCGTACTATGGATTGGTGTACGATATTATGGAGAAATGTCCAATGTGCTTCTTACTTAATCTAAGGACTCAATGCTTGTGGGGTAATTCCCAAAGCTCGCGTACGACGTGACGGGATCGTCTGAAATCCGCAATGGAACCCTACTACAAAATCACAAATACTAAGCACTATCCATGGAGAGCGTCGCGTGGCGCTTGAATCGATTTCACTGGGATGCTTAACACCCAAGCATCCGCCCAATAGCGTCAGTAGTTTCCCCCTGCGCGAGGGAGAGATGAGTTCGCAGAAGTCATCAGAGGTTTTTAGTCGACTATCCAGCAGGCACATTCGACGAGGTCAAAAAATGCCTAGGACGGTTCACGCGATGTCTGAATTAGGCATTCATCCGGTTTTTTAAAGGAAAAGTCGACTATGATACACTACGTCTTTGGGGTGTCACGTGCGCCACTGCCAACAACACGTGGCATCCCATCGACATCCCCAATATCGCTACTTACCCACCGAATTTATGTCACTCCTCCATACGTCGTCTTTACACGTACCGTCAGGACGGCTGGTCTTCCATGTGACTAGGCCCCTTATCTACCGTCAAGAAACCCATGTGTTTTGCAATGGCAACGCATATACTGTTGTTTCAGGTAATTAGGTAGGAGAGTATCTGCTTATTGAACGCAGTCTTTGTGCCCCATAATTTTCGCCTTTGAGTCATCACCTGGAATTGATTGTAAAACCACATATTGAATCGCAACGGCTAAAGCATGTTATTCGATACCAAAGTCGCTCCTTCCATTCCCAATTTCCTAATAATCACGAAATCTGACAACTCCAGCGTTAGGTATGCCGTACGCCTGCTCAAAAGCTCTTACAGCCTTTCTGTCATAAACAGGTATGACGTCTTCTATACACGGAAATGACTGATTGCGAGGTGTCTGCCATGAAAGGTTCATCATTTCCTGTTCGAGCTAAACCATTGCCTGGAGAGTCTCTCTGGGGATTTCTGCTACGCCTCTCACAGCGGAATGGACTTCCGGTGTTAAGCGTCCTCAACGCAATAAAAGTATGGGAAAAGAGATATGTCCAAAAGTCTGATTTGAAACTCCTTGATTTATCACCAACCAGTTTATTCGACTTAGAATCGTTATCATGCCTAACCGGACATACACCTGATGTAATTTTTGGTACAACTTTCGTTAATCTTCTCAAAAGTTTTGGAACGGATGGCGACACAGAAAGGTCCCGCTTCCTATCTGGAATGATCACTGAGGCTTACCGATATTGCCCTGCATGTTTAAAACAGGCACCATACCATAGATTGGTTTGGAGAGTTCTAGGGGTCAAAGCATGTCTGACCCACCACTGCTCTCTATTGGACACATGTACTCGATGTAATAGGAGCATACGGATTCAAGATGTATGTGATTTTAATATGTGTCCTCATTGTGGGAGTGAACTGTCGGACCAGCAGTCTCAACGGCCTGTGTTTGATTGGGAAAAACAACAATGGATGTTGGAAGCATGGGAAACACTTCTTCTTGGGAATGAGGTTCATTTGGAGCCGACAGAGGTGGCTGCCCGGCTCTTATATTTAGTTGGTGGTCGAGATTCCGTTTTTAATCGAGAAATTAGTATGTCGTCCCTCCCGGATCCAACGGTTTTACCGACGCTGCTTCAGCACGCTAGGGGTAGTCTATCAGAGAAGAGGACCCTTCATTTGTCGTTTCTCCTGTCTACGCTCTACGAACACGGCATTCCCATGTTAGAGTTTGTTGCTGTGAATGTGCCACAATCCTTTTTAGATTCACTGCGAAAGGAGGCGGTACGCAAAGTGGATGAACTATCGTGTCAAGCACCTTGGTGCAATGGATTTCAATTGCGAGGTACATTGGTTAAAACCGGAACAACGGTTAAACGTCGAAAATCAGGTGAGGTACTGTTATATTACTTGGCGTGCTTGAAGTGTGGATGCGAATATGCGTTAGATGAACAGGGAGAGTTAAAGGAACGAACTTACTTTATTAGTGGACACAAATTATTACGCCAGCTAAGTCCTCAGATTCTTGGTTTAAAGGACATGGCACGCCAAACTGGGATGACTGAAGACAAAATTCGTCGTTGCCTTGCGTACTTTTGTACTCGACAAGGTACTGGGACATTTGCTGAGCCATCAAGCATAATATCGTCAAAGCTCGTTCGGAGGTTTCTTGATGAAGTTAGGGCAGGGAGCAAATTAAAGTCCAACGGTAATATGTCAAGTTCCTGAAACTCGAAAAATGGAAATTTTGTTGGACCAAATTACCGTGAGTCAGTGAAAAAGACAGCACTAAAGAAACCCAGTCTGAGTTTGTTCCTCGAACTGGAACTGTTACCAAAGGATGATAAGGAGGCGATTATTGCTTCTCCGTATTCACCTTCCTTCTAGGCGTGTAGATTTGGTCGTTGCGTAGCAGCACATCGACCAGACGTACAAGTTTTCTTGCGGTTAAGACGAGGGCTCTTTTATGTTGGTGCTTTGGCACCTCAGCGAATTTCTTCTGGTAGTAATTCTGAAATTCTGGATCATGTCGTTTTACCGAGTTGGCGGCTTCAACAAGGTAATAGCGGAGGAACCGGTTACCAGATTTGATTCGCTTAGTATCTTCGGCTTCAAATTTACCGGATTGGTGTTTACGCCACGTGAGACCCGCATACTTTGCAACGGCGGCTTGGTCTTTAAACCGGTGAATGTCGCCGATCTCGGCAAGAATGCCGGCGCAGTAAACGCGTCCAATGCCGGGAATGGTCTCCAGCGTGTTCGGGATGCCGTCCAGCAGTCGCGCGATAGCTTGGTCAATCTGTTTGATCTGTTGCTTGATAGTTCGTATAGACTCGATGGAAGTAGCAAGCAGGATGTCAATCGTATCCTCTACACATTTGGAGAGGCGGTATGAGGAACGGGCGGCCTTCTGAATGCACTTGGCGACCTTCTCCGGATTAGGGAAACGATTCTTGCCTTTCTCTTTTAGGTAATCTGCAAGATCCGCCAGTTCCATGGATCCGATTTCATCAAGACTATACTGCTCCAGCAACAACTCGGTGATGGCATGACCGAAGACATCGCTTTCCACCTCGCTGGTAAAAGCGCTGCATTTGAAGAACAGGTGTTGCAAAAAGTACTGCTTTTCACGCGTCAGATTATGCACGAGATGAAATCTCATGCGAGTAAGGCGCTGTAAAGCAATGTATTGTTCTTGCAGTACCACGGTCATCGGCAGTCGTCCGAAACGCAGCCGGTCAGCGATAATCCAGGCATCAATATAATCGGTCTTGTCCAGGTCGGGGTAAGCCTCCCTGAACTTACTAATGAGCTTGGGATTGATGGTAAACACTTTGGTGCCGCGTTTTTGTAACGAGTTATCTTCGTGCAAAAACATGGCGGGATGCCAACTGTACACGGATGTGGATTCAAGTCCGACGTGGATTTCCTTGGATTTTTCCTTATCTGCTAGGGACAGAAGCTTGTCCCGCAAACGGGAAGCCCCATCGTGGTTATTCGTGACTGTGAAGGAATCCAGTGTGTCACCAACGATGTTCATGGCGCAGACTTTTAAGTCTTCAGAGCTAACGTCAATACCGACGAATAATTTCAAGGTTATCCCTCCCTTCTGAATTAGGGATTTGGGGAATTGGACTCTTCGGGACGCCCCCAGCGCGCTCGCAGATCAATCACCCTCGCATATGAGAACTTCCTTCGATCCATGAGCCGCCTCGAATCTGCTACTTTCGAGCATGGGTTGCCAAAGGGAACAGCCAACGGGTTAGAAGTACACGCGAGTGCTGGGGAAACAGACTTTAGACGTAGTCGAGCTACAGGAGATGAACGAATTTCCCCAAATGACCCAAGGATCATTGTCTGGGAACATCACGAAGAGTCCAAGACCCAATTGCGATTTATTAAGTTTTCAAGGAGGCCTGTTTTCGGGCGGACCCCGACTTCCGCTCCTCGCCCTCCGGGCTGTGGTGCGGGTTCGGCTACTTGCTCCATCTAAAAACAATTTTTTACTGGAAATTCTTCAAAAAGAAGAATCGAAAAATACTATACGAGGAGATTCAGACGTGGGCATGCTGGGATAGCTATCAACACTTTCTGATATATCGTTTCCATCCGGAAGTAATGCGTGCTTTTATCGAACTGAAACGGCCTAGACCAAGGAGGCACTCACAAACTTTGGACAATCGACAGAAAGTCAAAAAGGTTGTTGATACGTTACTGGGGAGAGATCAAAATATCACGATTAAGGCTGTTTGCACAATTTTAGGAGTCTGCCCCGAAACAATTCGCAATTGGAGATGTAACGCCTACGTAGCCCGCATGAAAAACATACAACGGGAGCAACGCGCTTCACGGAAGAAAGACGAACTCTATGAACGAATCGATAAGTATTTTGGTGAACGAGTCGGACAACTGGTGACGTCACCTGACATTTACACATGGTTGGGCGTACGGCGTTCAGTGATATGGAGGACATCTCCGGAAATGACAACCTACATTCATGAGAGGTTGGTCATACATAATCAAGAATTCCGCCTAAATCTGTCTGATTTTACTAAATGTTAGTTCTGTTTGGAGGGGATTACTTGGAGAATTCACTACAAATTCGCCCGAGGCCCATTGAAGGCGAAGGTCTTACTAGCTATTTACTTCGTGCTTCTAAAAAGAATGAAGTGGGGTTTCTTGATATTTGGCGGCTTTCGAAAACAACACAATACAAAATAGTACAGTTCAAACTAGCTAACCAAATTGACGTGACACCTGAAAAGGTGTTCAACCTTACAATTCTATCAAATTTACTTGGAATCGCGGTTGTAGATCTTAAGAGAATGACATTTTCTTATGCAGCAGAAAAGTTCTCGCAATCCGGTCGTACGTTTCGACGTTTGTTGGAGTTACGTATTCGTCGAATTTGTCCGATCTGTAGCCTGGAGGGAAAGGGATATAAACTGTTGTGGCAGGTTAGGGAAATTGAAATCTGTGACGTTCATCACGTGACGTTGCAAACCAGGTGTCCAAAGTGTGGGGTAGAGCAACCATATATTAGAGATGAGTGCACAGCAACTTTTACATGTTACAAGTGTGGGACCCACCTTAGTGAAGATAAGCAATACAACATAGTGACTGACCACACGTTTATCACCGAACAGCTGCGAAGGTATAGAGATTGGGCATTTTTAGTTAACCACTACACCAACCCCAGCAGAGTTTTTGGGATTAGTGCCATACAGCAGGCCATTACGGCATTGTACATAATACAGAACGAAGGAAGTACTTTCTGTCGAGACTCATGTCGTACCAACAGCCAAGTCTCATGGATCATAGAACGAATGAGAACCAAACCTAGCGACGCTCCGATTATCCCCGTTGAGAATCTGTTGGCCCTTGTTCGATCACGTGGAATTGAAATGAATCGCTTGGCTGAGATGAAAGTTCCCGATACATTTATCAAAAGTGTTCATGAGTACCTCGAACCGGCAGATGTCCCTATCGCCGCACCA
This is a stretch of genomic DNA from Alicyclobacillus dauci. It encodes these proteins:
- a CDS encoding IS110 family RNA-guided transposase, with amino-acid sequence MKLFVGIDVSSEDLKVCAMNIVGDTLDSFTVTNNHDGASRLRDKLLSLADKEKSKEIHVGLESTSVYSWHPAMFLHEDNSLQKRGTKVFTINPKLISKFREAYPDLDKTDYIDAWIIADRLRFGRLPMTVVLQEQYIALQRLTRMRFHLVHNLTREKQYFLQHLFFKCSAFTSEVESDVFGHAITELLLEQYSLDEIGSMELADLADYLKEKGKNRFPNPEKVAKCIQKAARSSYRLSKCVEDTIDILLATSIESIRTIKQQIKQIDQAIARLLDGIPNTLETIPGIGRVYCAGILAEIGDIHRFKDQAAVAKYAGLTWRKHQSGKFEAEDTKRIKSGNRFLRYYLVEAANSVKRHDPEFQNYYQKKFAEVPKHQHKRALVLTARKLVRLVDVLLRNDQIYTPRRKVNTEKQ